The uncultured Methanobrevibacter sp. genome includes a window with the following:
- a CDS encoding Mur ligase family protein, which translates to MNYLIVGAGNASRPVARLLNYLGHDVTVTDLKDLSEFKIEFQRSLIEMEKEGVNLDLANKEPSVEGFDAAYMPPTLPDSAPIAQQIKNSNLKVLTNEEFSQTVNDLIPVDIIGITGTMGKTTTTFITTSLFKQAGYNVWSCSSLVNNLVSEAIIDGIVKGKPQECDIAIFELPHGTIGLLDRLDIKIGLLTNIAEDHLSEFGGSLEKYQKRKLVLEAMSETFIANNSCRDIIENVRDNAIYYALDEDVDFKGTAGDKSLTIKSKDVEFTTPFHMMSYFFENSVAASAVALTYGVEKQDIIDALTVFKGLPAHMEDVGDYNGRKVILDSAFLYDGMKITLDYFKDESVVLFLDHFDTLSVRDKAEVGELVSGYDIKTVIASGFNEVTQEVEMEAANEILDAITNPEIEKVAVENIEIAACETFRYSEPGDIILHMGPLIAYDRLTTVEKIMRGLEEGSKKYE; encoded by the coding sequence ATGAATTATTTAATTGTTGGTGCCGGAAATGCAAGCAGGCCTGTTGCAAGATTGCTTAATTATTTAGGCCATGATGTTACTGTAACTGATTTGAAAGACTTGTCTGAATTTAAAATCGAGTTTCAAAGAAGTTTAATCGAAATGGAAAAAGAAGGAGTTAACTTGGATTTAGCAAATAAAGAACCTTCAGTCGAAGGTTTTGATGCAGCTTACATGCCTCCTACATTACCTGATTCAGCTCCTATTGCACAGCAAATTAAAAATTCAAATTTAAAGGTCTTGACAAATGAAGAATTCTCACAAACAGTTAATGATTTGATTCCTGTTGATATTATCGGAATCACCGGAACTATGGGCAAAACCACCACTACATTCATTACAACAAGTCTGTTTAAGCAGGCAGGTTACAATGTATGGTCCTGCTCATCCCTGGTAAATAATCTTGTTTCAGAAGCAATTATTGACGGTATTGTTAAAGGCAAGCCGCAAGAATGTGACATTGCTATTTTTGAACTTCCTCACGGCACAATCGGTCTTCTTGACAGATTGGATATTAAAATAGGTCTTTTGACAAATATTGCCGAAGACCATCTCTCCGAGTTTGGAGGCTCACTTGAAAAATACCAGAAGCGTAAACTGGTTCTCGAAGCAATGAGCGAAACATTTATAGCAAACAATTCCTGTCGTGACATAATAGAAAACGTCAGGGACAACGCAATATACTATGCTTTGGATGAGGATGTTGATTTCAAAGGAACTGCCGGAGACAAGTCATTAACAATAAAATCCAAAGATGTGGAATTCACAACTCCATTTCATATGATGAGCTATTTCTTTGAAAATTCTGTTGCCGCATCTGCTGTTGCATTGACATACGGTGTTGAAAAGCAGGACATTATTGACGCGTTAACAGTATTTAAAGGATTGCCTGCTCATATGGAAGATGTGGGGGACTATAACGGAAGGAAAGTTATTCTTGATTCCGCATTCTTGTATGACGGTATGAAAATTACTTTGGACTACTTTAAAGATGAAAGCGTAGTCCTGTTCTTGGATCATTTTGATACATTATCTGTTAGAGATAAGGCAGAAGTTGGCGAACTGGTAAGCGGATATGACATAAAGACAGTTATTGCAAGCGGTTTTAATGAAGTTACTCAGGAAGTGGAAATGGAAGCCGCCAATGAGATTTTAGATGCAATAACCAATCCTGAAATCGAAAAAGTGGCTGTGGAAAACATTGAAATTGCAGCATGTGAAACATTCAGATATTCCGAACCGGGAGATATAATTCTCCATATGGGTCCGCTTATAGCATATGACAGGCTGACTACTGTCGAAAAAATTATGAGAGGACTTGAAGAGGGGAGTAAAAAGTATGAATAA
- a CDS encoding Mur ligase family protein: protein MNKNKTFGVIGVCGANGNLIARILKQRGYDVIATDLSFKKDCRFANALEGYDIEVYYGKTPEKFFKDADYIIPPASLPKDSEILKNCDKPILELCDIIEMIKPEKPVFGITGTNGKTTSTTLLKRIAYDNGIKPCEHDLEGMQGNAEFIPILQSRLNGDVGILEVGTFGVPGTVGRIVKNTQMSGGLITNITPDHLRDLGSFMDYANVKGEFIKELGIGQLIVNGHDPTIMGLLRELDFKGEVITFGVDELPDSIGMKECVCGEEIAVKEIISGCGYYFCKCGITTPQVDYIATNVDLPNRTFDLHTPTEKLTVKMGVDGLHNVYNLTGVIIAAHKFLDLPYDKILPTIASFTGVSGRMEEVGEVKGKDIFVDYAHNPAGVETVLKEFKKLHGDFTTVITISSESGYTGDLNIFNSVLKFSKFIVPASTASQKIASEKLIENPKLNDRIFLNYVDDFEKTGTLGASKNQVRDGIKKALNLDCEMVIAIGEAATKYKSIVFDL from the coding sequence ATGAATAAAAATAAAACCTTTGGAGTTATTGGTGTTTGCGGTGCAAACGGTAATTTAATAGCTAGAATTTTAAAGCAAAGAGGATATGATGTAATTGCAACAGATTTATCCTTCAAAAAAGATTGCCGATTTGCTAATGCTTTGGAAGGTTACGATATTGAAGTATATTACGGCAAAACTCCTGAAAAATTTTTTAAGGATGCAGATTACATAATACCTCCTGCAAGTCTGCCTAAAGATTCTGAAATACTTAAAAATTGCGATAAACCTATTTTGGAATTATGTGACATTATTGAAATGATTAAACCTGAAAAGCCGGTGTTCGGAATAACCGGAACTAACGGTAAAACCACTTCAACCACTCTTTTAAAAAGAATTGCTTATGATAATGGAATTAAACCTTGTGAACATGATTTGGAAGGCATGCAGGGCAATGCCGAATTCATCCCGATTTTACAGTCAAGATTAAACGGGGATGTAGGTATTCTTGAAGTCGGAACATTCGGAGTACCTGGCACTGTTGGAAGAATTGTTAAAAATACTCAAATGTCAGGAGGTTTAATTACAAACATTACTCCGGATCATTTAAGAGATCTCGGAAGTTTTATGGATTATGCAAATGTTAAAGGTGAATTCATAAAAGAACTGGGAATCGGCCAGCTGATTGTAAACGGTCATGACCCGACCATAATGGGACTTTTACGTGAACTTGACTTTAAAGGTGAGGTTATCACATTCGGTGTTGACGAGCTTCCGGATTCAATTGGTATGAAAGAATGTGTCTGCGGAGAGGAAATTGCAGTTAAAGAGATTATCTCCGGTTGCGGATATTATTTCTGTAAATGTGGAATAACAACTCCTCAGGTAGACTACATTGCAACTAACGTGGATTTGCCTAATAGGACTTTTGATTTGCACACTCCAACTGAAAAATTAACAGTTAAAATGGGTGTTGACGGGCTTCACAATGTTTACAATTTAACAGGTGTAATCATTGCAGCTCATAAATTCCTCGACCTGCCTTATGATAAGATTTTACCTACAATTGCCAGTTTTACCGGTGTAAGCGGAAGAATGGAAGAGGTAGGTGAGGTGAAAGGCAAAGATATCTTTGTTGATTATGCTCACAATCCTGCAGGTGTGGAAACTGTTTTAAAAGAATTTAAAAAGTTGCATGGTGACTTTACAACTGTAATAACAATATCTTCAGAATCCGGATACACTGGTGATTTGAACATATTCAACAGTGTATTGAAGTTTTCAAAATTCATCGTTCCGGCTTCAACCGCTTCACAAAAAATAGCTTCTGAAAAATTAATTGAAAATCCTAAACTGAATGATCGGATATTTTTAAATTACGTGGATGATTTTGAAAAGACAGGCACTCTAGGCGCTTCTAAAAATCAGGTTCGTGATGGTATTAAAAAAGCTTTAAATTTAGATTGTGAGATGGTAATAGCTATTGGGGAAGCTGCTACCAAATACAAATCTATAGTTTTTGACTTATAA
- a CDS encoding pyridoxamine 5'-phosphate oxidase family protein, with protein sequence MSDVINFLKENPLIYLATSGLDGNAKVRPILFYFEEDGKPYFCTANTKPMFKELDANPNCEITTATPEFAWLRIAGKVEFTDSLELKQKVIDSNELVKSLYETADNPTFEVFTVSGKATIADFSGNPPKTCEL encoded by the coding sequence ATGAGCGATGTAATTAATTTTTTAAAAGAAAATCCATTAATATATTTAGCAACTAGCGGACTTGACGGAAATGCAAAAGTAAGACCAATTCTCTTTTACTTTGAAGAAGACGGAAAACCATACTTCTGTACAGCAAACACCAAACCAATGTTCAAGGAATTGGATGCAAACCCTAATTGTGAAATCACAACCGCTACACCAGAATTTGCATGGTTAAGAATTGCAGGTAAAGTGGAATTTACTGACTCTTTAGAGTTAAAACAGAAAGTAATCGATTCAAATGAACTTGTAAAATCATTATACGAAACTGCAGACAATCCAACTTTTGAAGTATTTACAGTTTCCGGAAAAGCAACTATTGCTGATTTTTCAGGAAATCCACCAAAAACTTGCGAATTATAA
- a CDS encoding DEAD/DEAH box helicase — translation MANYISHPLIKKDAIEARLYQQVLAGDVLKKGNTMVVAPTALGKTIVAILVAADRLQKVKNSKVLVLAPSKPLAIQHEDSFKEFLNLPCTSITGAIKTDERVKRWEESRIVCATPQTVESDLLNGRYDLSSVSLIVFDECHHGVGSYSYVYLASRYVQESNFNLILGLTASPGSDKAKIKEVCANLYIQNIVVKTEDDPDVRPYFNPVEIDWVRVKMSSELEKIKKYVDKALKVRLKALKNMGIIRTVSVGKVDILKARGRIQGEIARSVNPDKELFQAISILSAVINIQHSQELIETQGIQTFNKYIARLRKKKTKAAKSLMWDDNFGRAVKMARDAERHGWEHPKLREVTRILKKELGTDDGQTKLQSSRVTGKDEKSSKIIVFTQYRDTLEMIHEKLEKEGIKSAKFFGQAAKDGQKGLTQKEQKAIIKSFRMGEYDVLLSTSVAEEGIDIPAVDLVVLYEPVPSEVRMIQRRGRTGRKRTGRVKVLITNGTRDEAYYWSSVRKEDKMKYQLIDPDVLEELNASALERMEDQKRVKVIERPKEAEKANPLVYADSREGNSKVIRHLSEMEIDVKVRSMAVGDYQVSDEVVIERKTAKDFVDSIIDKRLFKQARELSEEFKRPLLILEGDDIYNGMIHPNAVRGTLAAIAIDFGISIIPTRNSEDTAAMIKRIAVREQNGEKTHIQIRTDKKPVSLWEQQLFIVESLPNIGPVNAKNLLQHFGSVEKVMNASESELQEVEGIGKKTAKNIRKVVESEYLYFNKESKEKKLL, via the coding sequence ATGGCTAATTATATTTCACATCCTTTAATAAAAAAAGATGCAATTGAAGCAAGGTTGTATCAGCAGGTTTTAGCGGGGGATGTATTAAAAAAAGGCAATACTATGGTTGTAGCGCCAACTGCTTTAGGTAAAACTATCGTTGCGATTTTGGTAGCTGCAGATAGGCTTCAAAAAGTTAAAAATTCTAAAGTGCTGGTTCTTGCACCATCAAAGCCTTTAGCCATTCAACATGAAGACAGTTTTAAGGAATTTTTAAATCTTCCCTGCACTTCCATAACCGGTGCAATAAAAACCGATGAAAGAGTAAAAAGGTGGGAAGAGTCCAGAATTGTCTGTGCAACTCCTCAAACTGTAGAATCAGATTTGTTAAACGGCAGATATGATTTAAGCAGTGTTTCACTCATTGTTTTTGATGAATGCCATCATGGTGTCGGATCTTACTCTTATGTATATCTGGCTTCCCGTTATGTTCAGGAATCCAATTTCAATTTAATTTTGGGCCTTACTGCTTCACCTGGGTCTGATAAAGCGAAAATCAAAGAAGTCTGCGCTAACCTTTATATTCAAAATATCGTGGTTAAAACAGAAGACGACCCTGACGTCAGGCCATACTTTAATCCGGTTGAAATAGACTGGGTCAGAGTTAAAATGAGCAGTGAACTTGAAAAAATTAAAAAATATGTTGATAAAGCTTTAAAAGTCAGACTGAAAGCTTTAAAGAATATGGGTATAATCAGAACAGTTTCTGTCGGGAAAGTCGATATTCTAAAGGCAAGAGGAAGAATTCAGGGTGAAATTGCAAGGTCCGTCAATCCGGATAAGGAGTTATTCCAGGCCATTTCCATTTTAAGCGCTGTAATCAATATTCAGCATTCTCAGGAGCTTATTGAAACACAGGGAATTCAGACTTTCAACAAATATATTGCACGTCTGCGTAAGAAAAAAACCAAAGCGGCAAAATCTCTCATGTGGGATGATAACTTTGGAAGAGCTGTTAAGATGGCACGTGATGCTGAAAGACATGGCTGGGAGCATCCGAAACTCAGGGAAGTAACCAGAATTCTTAAAAAAGAGTTAGGTACTGATGACGGTCAGACAAAACTCCAGTCCAGCCGTGTTACAGGCAAGGATGAAAAATCTTCCAAAATAATTGTTTTTACACAATACAGAGACACTCTGGAAATGATACATGAAAAACTTGAAAAGGAAGGAATAAAATCTGCAAAATTCTTTGGTCAGGCTGCAAAAGATGGTCAGAAGGGTCTTACACAAAAAGAACAGAAAGCCATTATCAAGTCATTCAGAATGGGTGAATATGATGTTCTTTTATCCACAAGTGTTGCAGAAGAGGGAATCGATATTCCTGCAGTTGATCTGGTTGTTTTATATGAACCGGTTCCTTCCGAAGTTCGTATGATTCAGAGAAGAGGAAGAACCGGACGTAAAAGAACAGGACGTGTTAAAGTTCTGATTACAAACGGAACAAGGGATGAAGCTTACTACTGGTCAAGCGTTAGAAAAGAAGATAAGATGAAATATCAGCTGATAGACCCTGATGTTTTAGAGGAATTAAATGCTTCAGCTTTAGAGAGAATGGAAGATCAAAAAAGAGTTAAGGTAATTGAAAGGCCTAAAGAAGCTGAAAAAGCAAATCCTCTTGTTTATGCAGATTCCAGGGAAGGAAACTCCAAAGTCATAAGACATCTGTCTGAAATGGAAATTGACGTTAAGGTCAGGTCCATGGCGGTCGGTGACTATCAGGTCAGTGATGAGGTAGTAATTGAGAGAAAAACCGCAAAGGATTTTGTTGATTCAATTATTGATAAAAGATTATTCAAGCAGGCACGTGAATTGTCTGAAGAGTTCAAAAGACCTCTTTTAATTTTAGAGGGGGATGACATTTACAATGGAATGATCCATCCCAATGCTGTGAGGGGAACTCTTGCTGCTATTGCAATTGATTTCGGAATCAGTATAATTCCAACTAGAAACTCCGAGGATACTGCTGCAATGATTAAAAGAATTGCTGTTCGAGAACAGAACGGTGAAAAAACTCATATTCAAATCAGGACAGATAAAAAACCTGTCAGCTTATGGGAACAGCAGCTTTTCATAGTTGAATCATTACCTAATATAGGGCCTGTCAACGCTAAAAATCTGCTTCAGCATTTCGGAAGTGTTGAAAAGGTGATGAATGCTTCTGAAAGTGAACTTCAGGAAGTTGAAGGTATAGGTAAGAAAACTGCTAAAAATATTAGAAAAGTAGTTGAATCAGAATATTTGTATTTTAATAAAGAATCAAAAGAAAAAAAACTTCTTTAA
- a CDS encoding sugar phosphate isomerase/epimerase — protein MKIGASTLAGIENSLEETLEFIENLGIGYAEIVHQYPTENINMNILDSYNLKYTIHAPFMDINIAALQWKSRRNSLKQTKDSINLANHIDAEAVVVHPGLAPFLAKKYFQNKVYDTAIDSIKQIKQYSDDLGVLTTIENMPTFDNMIYSDINDLNEMLVSLDMPMTLDIGHANHAGYSPDEMIFDSIKHIHIHDNFGDDDSHLALGEGSIELKRIVNNLESKNYDGIYIIEVNDFDSIEKSYEFMKKNFKI, from the coding sequence ATGAAAATTGGTGCATCAACACTTGCAGGAATAGAAAACTCACTGGAAGAGACATTGGAATTTATTGAGAATCTGGGAATTGGATATGCAGAAATCGTGCATCAGTATCCTACAGAAAACATCAACATGAACATTTTAGACAGCTATAACCTCAAATACACTATCCATGCGCCGTTTATGGATATCAATATTGCTGCACTGCAATGGAAAAGCAGAAGAAATTCTCTAAAACAGACTAAGGATTCAATCAATCTGGCAAATCACATAGATGCAGAAGCAGTTGTTGTTCATCCGGGACTTGCTCCTTTTTTAGCAAAAAAATATTTCCAAAATAAAGTTTATGATACTGCAATAGATTCCATCAAACAAATAAAGCAATATTCAGATGATTTAGGCGTTTTAACCACAATTGAAAATATGCCTACCTTTGACAATATGATTTATTCCGACATCAATGATTTGAATGAAATGCTGGTTTCACTCGACATGCCTATGACACTGGACATCGGCCATGCAAATCATGCAGGATATTCTCCAGACGAGATGATTTTTGATTCAATTAAACACATACATATCCATGATAATTTTGGTGATGATGACTCACACCTTGCACTTGGTGAAGGCTCTATTGAATTAAAACGCATAGTCAATAATCTTGAGAGTAAAAATTATGATGGCATCTATATCATTGAGGTAAATGATTTCGATTCCATTGAAAAAAGTTATGAATTTATGAAAAAAAACTTTAAAATCTAA
- a CDS encoding PINc/VapC family ATPase, producing the protein MKSIVPDTSAVIIGAVSDLIENGDFDYPEIIVPEAVVCELEHQANANRAEGRKGLEELKKLQEMQDDGELAISFKGKRPTNYDIRYAKSGEIDSIIRDLAKSEFATLITNDKVQAEVAKAQGIPVHYVKQAYKEKSLSIERLFDDETMSVHLKENVAPMAKKGIPGHIKFVKLENKPSSYSQLSYIVEEILEKAKNDPKTYLESDMEGSFVVQSREYRISIAYPPFAEALEITAVRPVANISLDEYNLSDKLLERIRTSAEGILISGSPGAGKSTFVQAIAKYYSNKLNKIVKTMESPRDLQLPDEITQYAPLEGSMENTADVLLLVRPDYTIYDELRKNTDFNIFADMRLAGVGMIGVVHATRPIDAIQRIASRVELGVIPSIVDTSIYIEDGKVTSVYETKMTVKVPTGMKEADLARPVIEVRDFETGELKNEIYTYGEQTIVMDMNLVNGTSDGEKHKSSVDIIAEAEILRKIKRMLPKKAKVEVEVISPDRANIYIPDKYVPKIIGKNGKRIAEIERDIGISLGVEIIEEKPVDKTPFEVDIIHTRKQMILDLGRENGRQNFDILIDGEYLLTATTSKKGEIKIKNGIELSDFILEAIEIGLEITAVRKA; encoded by the coding sequence ATGAAAAGTATTGTACCAGACACAAGCGCAGTAATAATAGGTGCAGTAAGTGATTTGATTGAAAACGGGGATTTTGACTATCCTGAAATTATTGTGCCTGAAGCTGTAGTTTGTGAGTTAGAACATCAGGCCAATGCCAACAGGGCAGAAGGAAGAAAAGGCCTGGAAGAGCTTAAAAAACTCCAGGAAATGCAGGATGATGGAGAACTGGCAATCAGCTTTAAAGGCAAAAGGCCTACCAATTATGATATCAGATATGCAAAAAGCGGAGAAATTGACAGCATCATCAGAGACCTTGCAAAATCAGAATTTGCAACATTAATTACAAATGACAAGGTCCAGGCAGAGGTTGCTAAAGCTCAGGGAATTCCTGTTCATTACGTTAAGCAGGCGTACAAAGAAAAGTCCCTGTCAATAGAAAGGCTTTTTGATGATGAGACAATGTCTGTTCATTTAAAGGAAAATGTTGCTCCTATGGCTAAAAAGGGAATTCCGGGACATATTAAATTTGTTAAACTGGAAAATAAACCCTCTTCATACTCACAGCTTTCATACATTGTTGAAGAGATTCTTGAAAAGGCTAAAAATGACCCTAAAACCTATCTGGAATCAGATATGGAAGGATCATTTGTTGTCCAGTCAAGAGAATACAGAATTTCCATTGCATATCCTCCATTTGCAGAGGCTTTGGAAATTACTGCAGTCAGACCTGTTGCAAATATAAGTTTGGATGAATATAACCTGTCAGATAAACTGTTGGAAAGAATTAGAACAAGTGCTGAGGGAATTTTAATTTCAGGTTCTCCGGGAGCAGGTAAATCAACATTCGTACAGGCAATTGCAAAATATTACTCAAACAAATTAAACAAGATTGTTAAAACAATGGAGTCCCCAAGGGATTTGCAGCTGCCGGATGAAATAACCCAGTACGCTCCTCTTGAAGGCAGTATGGAAAATACGGCTGATGTCCTGCTGCTTGTAAGGCCTGACTATACAATCTATGATGAGCTTAGAAAGAATACTGACTTTAACATCTTTGCAGATATGAGACTTGCAGGAGTCGGAATGATTGGAGTTGTTCATGCAACCCGTCCGATAGATGCAATTCAAAGAATCGCTTCCAGAGTTGAGCTTGGAGTAATTCCGTCAATTGTAGATACAAGCATTTACATTGAAGACGGTAAAGTAACAAGCGTTTATGAAACAAAAATGACCGTTAAAGTTCCCACAGGAATGAAGGAAGCTGATCTTGCAAGGCCGGTTATTGAAGTAAGGGACTTTGAAACCGGTGAGCTTAAAAATGAAATTTATACATATGGTGAGCAGACCATCGTAATGGATATGAATCTTGTAAACGGCACTTCCGATGGTGAAAAACACAAATCCTCAGTAGACATCATTGCAGAGGCCGAAATCTTAAGAAAAATAAAAAGAATGCTTCCGAAAAAAGCCAAAGTAGAGGTCGAAGTAATTTCACCTGACAGAGCAAACATCTACATTCCCGACAAGTACGTTCCGAAAATCATAGGTAAAAACGGAAAAAGAATTGCTGAGATTGAACGTGACATCGGAATAAGTCTTGGAGTAGAGATAATCGAAGAAAAACCTGTAGACAAAACTCCGTTTGAAGTGGACATCATTCATACCAGAAAACAGATGATTTTGGATTTAGGCAGGGAAAACGGCAGACAAAACTTCGACATTCTTATTGACGGAGAATATCTGCTTACCGCAACAACTTCCAAAAAAGGAGAAATAAAAATTAAAAATGGAATTGAACTGTCTGATTTCATCCTGGAAGCAATTGAGATAGGATTGGAAATTACAGCAGTCAGAAAGGCGTGA
- the hisI gene encoding phosphoribosyl-AMP cyclohydrolase produces MEINFRHEINGVKVITAVAQDADTNQILMLANMNKEALIKTIQTGKAHYWSTSRNQLWLKGESSGHFQEVKEILVDCDMDAVVLKIKQTGAACHEGYLSCFFRKINTENDVDIDDLKDNDLEIILERLVNPEDVY; encoded by the coding sequence ATGGAAATTAACTTCAGACATGAAATCAACGGCGTTAAAGTCATAACAGCAGTTGCACAGGATGCAGACACAAACCAGATACTGATGCTTGCCAATATGAACAAGGAAGCGTTAATCAAAACAATACAGACAGGAAAAGCTCATTACTGGAGCACTTCAAGAAATCAGTTATGGCTCAAAGGAGAAAGTTCCGGACATTTTCAGGAAGTTAAAGAAATTTTAGTGGACTGTGACATGGATGCTGTTGTCTTAAAAATCAAACAGACCGGTGCAGCATGTCATGAAGGTTATCTTTCATGCTTTTTTAGAAAAATCAACACTGAAAATGACGTGGACATTGATGATTTGAAAGATAACGATTTAGAAATAATTTTAGAAAGACTTGTAAATCCAGAAGACGTGTATTAA
- the hisS gene encoding histidine--tRNA ligase, with translation MEFTRPRGTRDFLFDEMRQRKQAEATLRNVFENYGYQEIKTPLFEELKLFTTKSGEEIVNQLYNFKDKSDRELTLRPEITAPVARLYLNELEKTSTKPIKLYYYGSCFRYERPQKGRFRQFWQFGCELIGAKTPQGEAEVIALCTDAINALGITTADVNVNHLGIIRGLFKHFDISQETQREIMVVIDKGDKDLLIESLSGDEPVIKNDELNQILLKLIDLVGDKSIISDVEELVAPYEEPKAALDELKELINLLESFKVDNYTLNLGVARGLDYYTGIVFEIYVPELGAQKQICGGGSYSLVKLFGGQEVESTGFALGFDRLMNAIEELTDAEELPSHLDVYVAPISDSVRPKAYEITQELRKNNVKVDVDLNGKKFKKLMNYADKIKVPKIIIIGENDLKEGKVTVKDMESGEQELVDINSIIEFIKEE, from the coding sequence ATGGAATTTACAAGACCAAGAGGTACAAGAGATTTCCTGTTTGATGAAATGAGACAACGTAAACAAGCAGAAGCTACCTTAAGAAATGTTTTTGAAAATTATGGTTATCAGGAAATCAAAACACCTTTATTTGAAGAATTAAAATTATTTACAACAAAATCAGGAGAAGAAATTGTAAATCAGTTATACAATTTTAAAGACAAATCCGACAGAGAATTAACTTTAAGACCGGAAATTACCGCTCCTGTTGCCAGATTATACTTAAATGAACTTGAAAAAACTTCCACAAAACCAATAAAGCTTTATTATTATGGAAGCTGTTTCAGATATGAAAGACCTCAGAAAGGAAGATTCAGACAATTTTGGCAATTCGGATGCGAACTGATCGGAGCCAAAACTCCACAGGGCGAAGCTGAAGTAATTGCACTTTGTACCGATGCAATCAATGCACTCGGAATTACAACAGCAGACGTCAATGTGAACCATCTCGGAATTATCAGAGGTCTTTTCAAGCACTTTGACATCTCCCAGGAAACCCAAAGAGAAATAATGGTCGTTATCGATAAAGGAGATAAAGACCTGCTGATAGAATCATTAAGCGGTGATGAACCGGTAATCAAAAATGATGAACTGAACCAGATACTTTTAAAACTCATTGACCTGGTTGGAGACAAATCCATCATAAGCGATGTTGAAGAATTAGTAGCTCCATATGAAGAGCCAAAAGCTGCACTTGATGAGTTAAAAGAATTAATTAATCTTTTAGAATCATTTAAAGTTGACAATTATACATTAAACCTCGGTGTTGCAAGAGGGCTTGACTACTACACAGGAATCGTGTTTGAGATATATGTTCCGGAATTAGGTGCCCAAAAGCAAATCTGCGGTGGAGGATCATACAGCCTCGTCAAGTTATTCGGAGGTCAGGAAGTGGAATCAACAGGATTTGCACTTGGCTTTGACAGACTTATGAATGCAATCGAAGAGCTTACAGATGCAGAAGAACTGCCGTCACATTTAGATGTTTATGTAGCTCCAATTTCAGACAGCGTAAGACCGAAAGCATATGAAATCACCCAGGAGTTAAGAAAAAACAATGTCAAAGTGGATGTTGATTTGAACGGCAAGAAATTCAAGAAACTGATGAATTACGCAGATAAAATCAAAGTTCCGAAAATAATCATTATCGGTGAAAATGACCTGAAGGAAGGCAAAGTTACCGTTAAAGACATGGAAAGCGGAGAACAGGAACTGGTCGACATCAACAGTATTATCGAATTTATCAAAGAGGAATAA